aatgcGTTTGCACTGCGGCAGATGGCTGGTGAGTTTGTGGTTGAGCGCtgaatgaaatggaaattacgggaaattttgtaaattaatgAGATGTTAAGGGGGCGAACCAGCTTGACGTAATTAATGAAGAGAATGCGACCCAGAAAACCAATATATGGTAACGTATATAAATGCCCCCAAATTGGTGTTATTAGAGGTTGGCTGTAATGTTCAATGTACTTAAAGAATGAATTcatgatttttcttattttttgcaTGCTTTTAAGTATTTGTTGTATGCGTTACCAgagtcaaataaatataatatatataagaatataaatataagcaATGAAAAGACCTAGCTTTCGTATATATGATTAAATTTACTGTTCTTGGTATGCATAAGTGCTTTAATGCACTATAAGAATAAGTAAAAATACCCGACATGCTTCATCTTAATTCGTTATCGGTGGCAAGAATTTCGAAGAAGCCTTATCAAATCAGAATTTAAACATGAGAGAATGTTATAGTCGAGTGCTTCGACAATGAGATACCTGTTACTCAGctgataaatttaataaataaataaatataaacggATATTTTCAAAAGATGTGGGAGCAGCAGTTTGGGCGGTTTTTGGGCTtgagagtgggcgtggcaaaaagtagTTAGGATTATcgatatcaaaaaaaaaaaaacatttttcaaaagtgtgagcGAGGCCCTTTGGTCGGCTtatgggcgttagagtgggcgtggaaacATTGGAACGggcggacagacggacatggccagttcGACTCGGCATTGATCCTGATCATACTCTATAAAGTCGAAAACGTTTCATTCTGCCTGTTAGATACTTTTCagcgaatctagtataccctctTACtatacgagtaacgggtatacaaattgaattaatgTTCGCTGGCGATACAATATGTTGACCGCTTATTCGCAAACGACAGTGTATTAAATTCAAGCGTTTAGAATGGATCGCCTTTCCATTCTGCTCTTGGTTCTTGGATTCTCCCGGATCCAGGCTCTTTTCTGTGGTGGGTCAATGGCGAAAGAGTGCGTACAGCGAAACCGTTGCCGTATTGGTACCGAAACGGGAAGACCAATCATAGATTTTAGAGGACTTAATAACGGTAATCAGGGATGTGAATCTGGCCAAACCTGCTGCCCGAAAACGGAAATAGTAATGCTAATCGAGAGCTATCACTTGAATGTTCTTTTTTGACAGCCCATTGTCTTTGCAGTTACAATATCCAGTACAGGCTGACAATCAACCGCTACCTACTGAATGTGGCCACGTGAACCGTATAGGAGTGGGCTTCACCATAACTAACGCGAGAGACATCGCACAGAAAGGCGAACTGCCATGGATGGTGGCCCTGCTCGATTCCAGAAGCCGTCTACCGTTAGGCGGCGGCTCCCTAATTACGCGGGATGTGGTGCTTACATCATCTACGAAAACTTTGGAAGTTCCTGAGAAATATCTTATTGTGAGGGCTGGCGAATGGGACTTTGAAAGCATCACCGAGGAGCGAGCACATGAGGACGTTGCGATCAGGAAGATCGTACGACATACCAATCTCAGTGTCGAAAATGGTGCCAATAATGCGGCCCTTCTGTTCCTCGCTAGACCGCTAAAACTAGACCATCACATAGGTCTCATTTGTTTGCCGCCGCCGAATCGAAACTTTATCCATAATCGCTGCATCGTCAGTGGCTGGGGCAAAAAAACAGCCTTGGACAACAGTTACATGAATATCCTGAAAAAGATCGAGTTGCCATTGGTGGACAGATCTGTGTGTCAAACGAAACTGCAAGGACCCTACGGCAAAGACTTCATTCTCGATAACAGCCTAATATGTGCCGGCGGAGAACCTGGCAAGGATACGTGCAAAGGCGATGGAGGTGCCCCACTTGCCTGCCCACTGCAAAGCGATCCTAACCGGTACGAACTGTTGGGAATCGTAAACTTTGGATTCGGATGTGGAGGGCCACTTCCTGCTGCCTACACTGATGTTTCCCAAATTCGAAGCTGGATTGATAATTGTATCCAAGCGGAAGCAGTCCACTATTCTCCTCAGTTGGGAAATGTAGGCCAATCACCTGCTCCACTCGATCGCTATATACCAAATATAGGCCTAGAAACTCAAAATGAAGTCCACAGCCCGGTTCAAGGATCTCTCCATAATGTCGTATATCAAACTGGTGGTGTTGGATATATTCGAGGTATGGGCCAAGGAACTGCTTTCCAAGGACCAGTTCAAGTTGGAGAACTTATTCCGAACGAAGGCACCGTATCTGGCGGACTTGTATATGATTCAAATGAAATCCAAAAATTTAATCAAGGTGGAATATACATTCCACATGTAGGCCAAGGAAATAGTGACAATAGATATTATCCAAATCCGGAAATCGGAGCAGTTCCAGTCGGAAATCCTATTCCGAATGAAGGCAATGCATTTGGCGGTCGTGGATatgattttaatgaaatccaaAAACATAATCAAGGTGGGAGATACATTCCACATGTAGGTCATGGAAATGGTCCCAATGCACCTAAAGAACCTCTTAAAATCGGAGGAAATATTCCAAATGTAGGCCAAGGAAACAGGGGTAATAGATATGATCTAAATCCTGAAATCGGAGCAGTTCCAGTCGGAAATCCTATTCCGAATGAAGGCAATGCAT
The sequence above is a segment of the Drosophila melanogaster chromosome 2L genome. Coding sequences within it:
- the CG4793 gene encoding uncharacterized protein, with the translated sequence MDRLSILLLVLGFSRIQALFCGGSMAKECVQRNRCRIGTETGRPIIDFRGLNNGNQGCESGQTCCPKTEILQYPVQADNQPLPTECGHVNRIGVGFTITNARDIAQKGELPWMVALLDSRSRLPLGGGSLITRDVVLTSSTKTLEVPEKYLIVRAGEWDFESITEERAHEDVAIRKIVRHTNLSVENGANNAALLFLARPLKLDHHIGLICLPPPNRNFIHNRCIVSGWGKKTALDNSYMNILKKIELPLVDRSVCQTKLQGPYGKDFILDNSLICAGGEPGKDTCKGDGGAPLACPLQSDPNRYELLGIVNFGFGCGGPLPAAYTDVSQIRSWIDNCIQAEAVHYSPQLGNVGQSPAPLDRYIPNIGLETQNEVHSPVQGSLHNVVYQTGGVGYIRGMGQGTAFQGPVQVGELIPNEGTVSGGLVYDSNEIQKFNQGGIYIPHVGQGNSDNRYYPNPEIGAVPVGNPIPNEGNAFGGRGYDFNEIQKHNQGGRYIPHVGHGNGPNAPKEPLKIGGNIPNVGQGNRGNRYDLNPEIGAVPVGNPIPNEGNAFGGRGYDLNEIQKHNQGGRYIPHVGHGNGPNAPKELLKIGGNIPNVGQGNRGNIYDPNPEIGAVPVGNPIPNEGNAFGGRGYDLNEIQKHNQGGRYIPHVGHGNGPNAPKEPLKIGGNIPNVGQGNRGNIYDPNPEIGAVPVGNPIPNEGNAFGGRGYDLNEIQKHNQGGRYIPHVGHGNGPNAPKEPLKIGGNIPNVGQGNRGNRYDPNPEIGAVPVGNPIPNEGNAFGGRGYDLNEIQKHNQGGRYIPHVGHGNGPNAPKEPLKIGGNIPNVGQGNRGNRYDLNPEIGHATFGATGTGMQGNNIDNPYKNNLGDRAENELERFPLENPNRDHVIRLSDFLITTPTPSAPIKLVIEKI